CCTCTTCAGTGAATTTAGCCAAAAGAAAAGCACCTCCAAATGTTAGATGATTTGTCTAACATTTGGGGTGCACTTCAGATCAGCTCTTTTTTTGTTATGCAGCTAAAAAGCGGTTCAGCATAAGAAGGATTTATACTAGTTTTAAAGAATTGTATAAAGAGTCATATCAAAAGGAGTGATGCTTGTGTTTAATTGGTTTCGAAAGAAGAAGGGAAAGACGAATGGAAAGCAGCTTAACAAAGACACGTCAGATAGTGGTGCGTTTAACCCTATCATATTTACAGCTGATTTAGCTGATGAAGATAAAAACCAATCTTCCAAATCAGAAGCAGCTGGCAATGATTATAATTACTCCGCTAGTTTTGACAGCAGCGATTCCGGTGGCGGCGGGATTGACTGATAATCTGATTGTTTGAAGCTTTGGGATTCTAGGTTTTTCATTATAGTTTTGCTTAAGCCTTTATAGCGGCCGCCAAATTAAAAAGAGTCATACCGATACGGATATGACTCAATTAAAAAGTTGAATGATCTGAAAATCCTCTATTTATCCTGGATATCAACCTTGGTTACGTCTTTCATCATATTATTAATGATAAAGGTATTGTTGATATTTTTGGTGTTATTGTACGTGTTTCCGTATCCGCCTGCATGATGAATGGGTGCCTGTGCATATCGGTAGTTATAGATGTCGACCATATTGCCGATGCGAAATAGGTCAATAAACCAGCCAATCATGAATCCTCCGCCTGTGAAAAGGTAGAAAATACCCATTCCGTAATCTCGCAAATAAAATCGGTGTGCCCCTAAATAGCCTAAAAAGAGCCATAAAATATAGGCAATCCCTGTTGATTTCCTTCTTGCTGGGTAATACCCGTAGTGCCTCATAATATATGAATCCCCCTATATGGATGAAAAAATAGTGTTTAATATGTACTTTATACAGTGATATCTTTCCTGTCCATATGTAGATTTAGGAAGAGATAAGGGTAGTCTGGCAGGTGATATTGCCTGTATCTGTTTATTAATATAATAATTTATTAAGTTAGAAGACAGAGGAATTAGTGACTATTCGTTTTTATATTGATAAAATATAAATTGATTAATTATTCTGAAAAAATATCTTATCAAAAAGAAATAATAAAGGAAAAGGAGAGATATTAGCATGTTTGAAATCCAAGGGAAAGTAGCGATCGTAACAGGTGGAGCAAACGGAATTGGTAAGGAAGCCGTTAAGGCGATTCTTGCCAAAGGAGGAGTGCCGGTCATTGCAGACTTCAATGAAGAGCTAGGGAATCAAACTGCAGGGGAATTAAACGTTGAATTTATTAAAGTAGACGTATCAGATGAGGGTCAAGTAAAAGAAATGGTGTCACATGTGGTTGAAAAATACGGCCATCTTGACATTATGGTTGCCAATGCGGGAATTGGCGGGGGCGGCAGCACGCTAGAACTTTCAACTGAGGAATACGAGAAATACATAGGTGTTAACCAAAATGGTGTATTCTATTGCAGCCGTGAAGCGATTCGCCAGATGGTTGCGCAAGGCACGGGCGGAGCGGTTATTAATGTCTCTTCTATTCTAGGCTTAGTAGGTTCAGCAGGTGCTTGTTTCTACAATACTAGCAAAGGTGCGGTAAGATTAATGACCAAATCCATGGCATTGGAATTTGCTCCATTTAACATCCGTGTGAATAGCGTT
This DNA window, taken from Pradoshia eiseniae, encodes the following:
- a CDS encoding TM2 domain-containing protein, producing MRHYGYYPARRKSTGIAYILWLFLGYLGAHRFYLRDYGMGIFYLFTGGGFMIGWFIDLFRIGNMVDIYNYRYAQAPIHHAGGYGNTYNNTKNINNTFIINNMMKDVTKVDIQDK
- a CDS encoding SDR family NAD(P)-dependent oxidoreductase, which translates into the protein MFEIQGKVAIVTGGANGIGKEAVKAILAKGGVPVIADFNEELGNQTAGELNVEFIKVDVSDEGQVKEMVSHVVEKYGHLDIMVANAGIGGGGSTLELSTEEYEKYIGVNQNGVFYCSREAIRQMVAQGTGGAVINVSSILGLVGSAGACFYNTSKGAVRLMTKSMALEFAPFNIRVNSVHPGYIITGMVNEDVAGAEGIEMLKSLHPLSKGIDRLGKPEEIAHAIIFAIENTFMTGAEIVVDGGYTAQ